Proteins encoded in a region of the Prunus persica cultivar Lovell chromosome G4, Prunus_persica_NCBIv2, whole genome shotgun sequence genome:
- the LOC18778139 gene encoding heme-binding protein 2: MAASSMFKLSFFLSLLSHLNLGLWPQTHSSLAIFPPSCNSIECPSFDTIEVGNGYEVRRYNSSEWISTSPIQDISLVEATRTGFLQLFEYIQGKNKYGEKIEMTAPVLSEVSPSDGPFCESSFVVSFYVPKKNQENPPPAEGLHVQKWKTTYVAVRQFSGFVSDDSVGEEAAALKASLAGTVWSAAIEKSHAADHTSVYTVAQYNSPFEFDHRVNEIWLSFDLEDGVAV; encoded by the exons ATGGCTGCTTCTAGCATGTTTAAGCTATCATTTTTCTTGAGCCTTCTTTCCCATCTGAACTTGGGTCTGTGGCCACAAACTCATAGCAGCTTGGCCATATTTCCACCATCATGTAACAGCATAGAGTGCCCAAGCTTTGACACAATTGAGGTTGGCAATGGCTATGAAGTCCGTCGATACAATTCGAGTGAATGGATATCCACTTCTCCAATTCAAGATATCTCTCTTGTTGAAGCCACCAGAACTGGCTTCTTACA GCTGTTTGAGTACATTCAAGGGAAGAACAAGTACGGAGAGAAAATAGAGATGACTGCCCCAGTGCTCAGTGAAGTTTCACCAAGCGATGGACCCTTTTGTGAATCTTCATTTGTGGTGAGCTTCTATGTGCCAAAGAAGAACCAAGAAAACCCACCACCAGCAGAAGGCCTCCATgtccaaaaatggaaaaccaCATATGTTGCAGTGAGACAATTCAGTGGGTTTGTATCAGACGACAGCGTTGGAGAAGAAGCTGCTGCCTTGAAGGCCAGTCTTGCAGGTACTGTTTGGTCTGCCGCCATCGAGAAAAGCCATGCAGCTGATCATACTTCAGTTTATACTGTTGCACAGTACAATTCCCCATTTGAATTTGATCATAGGGTGAATGAGATCTGGTTGTCCTTCGATTTGGAAGACGGCGTTGCAGTATAA